One genomic segment of Chryseobacterium phocaeense includes these proteins:
- the rpsD gene encoding 30S ribosomal protein S4, with protein MARYIGPKTKIARKFGAAIYGDDKNFEKRKNQPPGQHGPNKRRGAKKSEYAIQLAEKQKAKYTYGILERQFANLFEKAHRSKGVTGEVLLQLCESRLDNVVYRLGFAKTRSAARQLTSHRHITVNGEILNIPSYLVKAGDVIAVREKSKSLEVVSDALASKANYEWLQFNDEKKEGTFVSAPERIQIPEDIKEQLIVELYSK; from the coding sequence ATGGCAAGATATATTGGACCTAAAACTAAGATTGCTAGAAAGTTTGGTGCTGCAATCTACGGAGATGATAAAAACTTCGAGAAAAGAAAAAACCAACCGCCAGGACAACACGGTCCTAACAAAAGAAGAGGTGCTAAAAAATCAGAATACGCAATTCAGTTAGCTGAAAAGCAAAAAGCTAAATATACTTATGGTATTTTAGAAAGACAGTTTGCTAACCTATTCGAAAAAGCACACAGAAGTAAAGGTGTAACAGGTGAAGTTCTATTACAGCTTTGTGAATCAAGATTGGATAACGTAGTATACAGATTAGGTTTTGCTAAAACAAGATCTGCTGCAAGACAGTTAACTTCTCACAGACACATCACTGTGAATGGGGAGATCCTTAACATCCCTTCTTATTTAGTAAAAGCAGGTGATGTAATCGCTGTAAGAGAAAAGTCTAAGTCTCTTGAAGTTGTTTCTGATGCATTAGCTTCTAAAGCAAACTATGAGTGGTTACAATTCAACGATGAGAAGAAAGAAGGTACTTTCGTTTCTGCTCCTGAAAGAATCCAGATTCCGGAGGACATCAAGGAACAGCTTATCGTCGAACTTTACTCTAAATAA
- a CDS encoding DNA-directed RNA polymerase subunit alpha yields the protein MAILQFIKPDKVILLNSDEFKGQFEFRPLEPGFGLTIGNALRRVLLSSLEGYAISSIKIEGVEHEFSTIPGVIEDVTEIILNLKQVRLKASAEGQANEQVVAKVSGQTVITAGDLGKSINGFEVLNPDLLICNLNSDVTFEITFNIEKGRGYVPSEQNKSNNAPVGTIAIDSIFTPIKKVQYSIENYRVEQKTDYEKLVLDIETDGSISPQNALTEASKILIYHFMLFSDERITLETEAVKASIQYDEETLHTRQLLKSKLADMDLSVRALNCLKAAEVETLGELVSYSKSDLMKFRNFGKKSLTELEELVHSKGLNFGFDVAKYKLDADK from the coding sequence ATGGCAATTTTACAATTCATAAAACCCGATAAAGTAATTTTACTTAACTCTGATGAATTTAAAGGTCAATTCGAATTCAGACCTCTAGAACCAGGTTTCGGGCTTACAATCGGTAATGCTTTGAGAAGAGTGTTGCTTTCTTCTCTGGAAGGATACGCTATTTCATCTATCAAAATAGAAGGTGTAGAGCACGAATTTTCAACTATTCCAGGAGTAATCGAAGATGTTACCGAAATTATTCTTAACCTTAAGCAGGTAAGATTAAAAGCTTCAGCAGAAGGCCAGGCCAACGAGCAGGTAGTTGCTAAAGTTTCGGGTCAGACGGTTATTACTGCTGGTGATTTAGGAAAGTCTATCAACGGATTTGAGGTATTGAACCCGGATCTTTTGATCTGCAACCTAAACAGTGATGTAACTTTCGAAATTACTTTCAACATTGAAAAAGGTAGAGGATATGTTCCTTCAGAACAGAATAAGTCAAACAATGCACCCGTAGGTACTATTGCCATTGACTCTATTTTCACGCCAATCAAGAAAGTACAATACAGCATTGAAAATTATCGTGTAGAGCAAAAAACAGACTACGAAAAACTTGTACTAGATATAGAAACTGATGGCTCCATCAGCCCTCAGAATGCTTTAACTGAAGCTTCCAAGATATTAATTTATCACTTCATGTTATTCTCTGATGAGAGAATCACCCTTGAAACGGAGGCCGTAAAAGCATCTATCCAGTACGATGAAGAAACACTTCACACAAGACAACTTCTTAAGTCTAAATTAGCAGATATGGATCTTTCCGTAAGAGCCCTTAACTGTCTGAAAGCAGCTGAAGTAGAAACTCTTGGAGAATTGGTTTCTTACAGTAAGTCTGATTTGATGAAATTCAGAAATTTTGGTAAAAAATCTTTGACAGAACTAGAAGAATTAGTGCATTCAAAAGGTCTTAACTTCGGTTTCGACGTTGCAAAATATAAGTTAGACGCTGATAAATAA
- the rplQ gene encoding 50S ribosomal protein L17, translated as MRHGKKFNHLGRTASHRSALLSNMACSLIEHKRINTTVAKAKALRVYVEPLLTKAKEDTTHNRRVVFSYLQNKFAVAELFRTVAPKIAERNGGYTRIIKTGFRPGDAADTALIELVDFNELYNPNAEEKKATRRSRRSTTAKKAEAVVAEAPKAEEKVEEHKAEAADSAEEKTEE; from the coding sequence ATGAGACACGGTAAAAAATTCAATCACTTAGGAAGAACAGCTTCTCACAGAAGTGCTTTACTTTCTAATATGGCTTGTTCTCTAATTGAGCATAAAAGAATCAACACTACTGTAGCTAAAGCTAAAGCTTTAAGAGTATATGTTGAGCCTCTATTAACAAAAGCAAAAGAAGATACTACACACAACAGAAGAGTAGTATTCTCTTACCTTCAAAATAAATTTGCGGTTGCTGAATTATTCAGAACTGTAGCTCCGAAAATCGCTGAAAGAAACGGTGGTTATACAAGAATCATCAAAACAGGATTCAGACCAGGTGATGCTGCTGATACTGCTCTTATCGAATTGGTAGATTTCAACGAGCTTTACAACCCGAATGCAGAGGAGAAAAAAGCTACAAGAAGAAGCAGAAGATCTACAACTGCTAAAAAGGCTGAAGCTGTAGTAGCTGAAGCTCCAAAAGCAGAAGAGAAAGTTGAAGAGCATAAGGCTGAAGCAGCTGACTCTGCTGAAGAGAAAACTGAAGAATAG
- a CDS encoding glycoside hydrolase family 35 protein: MKYFAQYLSLIIFFFASHNVYCQKGNFEIRDGHFVLDGMPFAIYSGEMHYPRVPSEYWKHRLQMMKAMGLNTVTTYVFWNYHEESPGKWNFSGEKDLRKFIRTAQEVGLYVIIRPGPYVCAEWEFGGYPWWLQKDKSLEIRTDNKAFLKQCENYINQLAKQVIPLQINNGGPVIMVQAENEFGSYVSQRKDILLQQHRTYSHKIKDLLVKSGLSVPFFTSDGSSLFKGGSIDCALPTANGESDIEVLKKVVDEYHGGKGPYMVAEYYPGWLDHWAEPFPRVSTEEVVKQTKLYIKNDVSFNYYMVHGGTNFGFTSGANYDKNHDIQPDMTSYDYDAPISEAGWATPKYNALRSIFQKINKEKLPEIPKAPKIITFKNIKFSKTVSLFDIIKKQVPVQSDQPLSFEDLNIGHGYVLYRKKFERDEKGKLDIKGLRDYANIYINGIWKGELNRYYKKYDLDIEIKSGDVLDILVENMGRINYGAEIVHNLKGIISPVILNGNEIKGNWQMFTLPFDAIPKVEVSSTSIILKTPVIKEAQFNLDETGDTFLDMRNFGKGIVFVNGRNVGRYWSKVGPQLTLYVPGVWLKKGKNTIQIFEQINDKEISEIGSMDTPILDQLVK; the protein is encoded by the coding sequence ATGAAATATTTTGCCCAATATTTATCCCTGATTATTTTCTTTTTCGCATCTCATAATGTGTATTGCCAGAAGGGGAATTTTGAAATCCGGGATGGTCATTTTGTGTTGGATGGAATGCCTTTTGCCATCTATTCCGGGGAAATGCATTATCCGAGAGTTCCCTCGGAATACTGGAAGCATCGGCTGCAAATGATGAAAGCAATGGGGCTCAATACCGTTACCACCTATGTATTTTGGAATTATCATGAAGAATCACCCGGAAAATGGAATTTTTCAGGCGAAAAGGATTTGAGAAAATTTATTAGAACAGCACAGGAAGTTGGCCTGTATGTGATTATCCGTCCCGGACCTTACGTTTGTGCAGAGTGGGAATTCGGGGGATATCCCTGGTGGCTGCAGAAAGATAAAAGCTTAGAAATAAGAACAGATAATAAAGCTTTTCTTAAGCAATGTGAAAACTATATTAATCAGTTGGCGAAGCAGGTGATTCCCCTGCAGATCAATAATGGCGGACCGGTGATTATGGTTCAGGCCGAAAATGAATTCGGGTCTTATGTATCACAGCGGAAAGATATTTTACTGCAACAGCACAGAACCTACAGCCATAAAATAAAAGATTTACTGGTCAAGTCAGGATTGTCAGTTCCCTTCTTTACGTCAGACGGAAGCTCATTGTTCAAAGGAGGTTCTATAGATTGTGCTTTGCCTACAGCAAATGGAGAAAGTGATATTGAAGTTTTAAAGAAAGTAGTGGATGAATATCACGGAGGAAAAGGTCCGTATATGGTGGCAGAATATTATCCGGGCTGGCTTGATCATTGGGCTGAACCTTTTCCAAGGGTTTCCACGGAAGAAGTCGTAAAGCAAACCAAGCTGTATATCAAAAATGATGTTTCTTTCAATTATTATATGGTTCACGGAGGAACTAACTTCGGCTTTACCAGCGGAGCCAATTACGATAAAAACCATGATATCCAGCCGGACATGACCAGCTACGATTACGATGCTCCTATCTCGGAAGCAGGATGGGCAACCCCAAAATATAATGCATTAAGAAGTATATTTCAGAAAATAAATAAAGAAAAACTTCCGGAAATCCCTAAGGCACCAAAGATAATAACATTTAAAAATATAAAGTTTTCTAAAACGGTTTCTTTATTTGATATCATTAAAAAGCAGGTTCCTGTTCAATCAGATCAACCGTTGAGTTTTGAAGACCTCAATATCGGGCATGGCTATGTTCTTTACAGAAAGAAATTTGAACGGGATGAAAAAGGAAAACTAGATATTAAAGGGTTAAGAGATTATGCCAATATTTACATTAACGGAATCTGGAAGGGAGAACTGAACCGGTATTATAAAAAGTATGACCTGGATATTGAGATCAAATCCGGAGATGTTCTGGATATTCTTGTGGAAAATATGGGAAGGATTAATTACGGAGCTGAAATAGTGCATAACCTTAAAGGAATTATAAGTCCTGTTATCCTTAATGGCAATGAAATTAAGGGTAACTGGCAAATGTTTACGCTGCCTTTTGATGCAATCCCTAAAGTGGAAGTAAGTTCAACATCAATTATCTTAAAAACACCGGTAATCAAAGAGGCTCAGTTCAATCTTGATGAAACCGGAGATACCTTCCTTGACATGAGAAATTTCGGAAAAGGAATTGTTTTTGTCAACGGGAGAAATGTAGGAAGATACTGGAGTAAGGTGGGACCGCAATTAACGCTTTATGTTCCCGGAGTCTGGCTGAAAAAAGGGAAAAATACCATTCAGATTTTTGAACAGATCAATGATAAAGAAATTTCTGAAATAGGCAGCATGGATACTCCCATTCTGGATCAGCTTGTAAAATAA
- a CDS encoding response regulator — translation MSISIAIVEDEKNYNNALKKVINYQDDMRVAAQFFDGNDALRNLPDISPDVVMMDIQLQDMLGIEIIEKLRKEMPKTQFIMCTSFEDDEKIFNSLKAGAMGYLIKGESMDKILSSIRDVYNGGAPMSLSIARRVLSHFEKKIPDTKDFDDLTEREKEILELLSQGLLYKEIADQKCISIDTVKKHVGNIYRKLQVSNKVEAINKFNHFKN, via the coding sequence ATGAGCATTTCGATAGCCATAGTAGAAGACGAAAAGAACTACAACAATGCGTTGAAGAAGGTCATCAATTATCAGGATGATATGAGGGTGGCTGCACAGTTCTTTGACGGGAATGACGCCCTGAGAAACCTTCCTGATATTTCCCCGGATGTAGTAATGATGGATATTCAGCTTCAGGATATGCTGGGAATAGAAATCATTGAAAAGCTCAGGAAAGAAATGCCAAAAACACAGTTCATCATGTGCACCAGCTTTGAAGATGATGAAAAGATCTTTAATTCCTTAAAAGCCGGCGCTATGGGCTACCTGATTAAAGGTGAAAGTATGGACAAGATCCTGTCATCCATCCGTGATGTCTATAACGGAGGCGCCCCCATGAGCCTTTCCATTGCCAGAAGAGTGTTAAGCCATTTCGAAAAAAAAATCCCGGACACCAAAGATTTTGATGACCTTACCGAGCGTGAGAAAGAAATTCTGGAACTTCTTTCCCAGGGACTTCTGTACAAAGAAATCGCGGATCAGAAATGCATCAGCATCGACACCGTAAAAAAACATGTAGGAAACATCTACCGGAAGCTGCAGGTCAGCAATAAAGTAGAAGCCATTAATAAATTTAACCATTTTAAAAACTAA
- a CDS encoding sensor histidine kinase, whose translation MYNRKQLLYIKEKQLKEAEYQNQLLQKELEKQKSIEMERERISHDMHDDLGAGISALKLQAEFLKQKAENDDLQHDIDELLKTSEEMNLSMREMLWSLNSGNDTLGSFIDYAIQYADNFLRKTKIKLWSESEDIISDTPVSTEMRRNMFLCLKEALNNSYKHSQSDQLKLSFIQKNKEFIMKISDNGVGIKNESSEGNGLRNMKRRMQEQNGECHVVSGGSGTEVLFRVLL comes from the coding sequence ATGTACAACAGAAAACAACTTCTGTACATCAAAGAAAAACAACTCAAAGAAGCTGAATACCAAAACCAACTCCTCCAGAAAGAATTAGAAAAGCAGAAATCCATAGAAATGGAGCGGGAACGTATCTCCCACGACATGCATGACGATCTTGGAGCTGGTATTTCCGCCCTGAAGCTGCAGGCAGAATTTTTAAAACAGAAAGCAGAGAATGATGATCTGCAGCATGATATTGATGAACTTCTGAAAACCTCCGAAGAAATGAATCTTTCTATGCGCGAAATGCTCTGGAGTTTGAACTCAGGAAATGATACTCTGGGAAGCTTTATAGATTACGCCATACAGTATGCAGATAATTTTTTGAGGAAAACCAAAATAAAACTCTGGTCGGAAAGTGAAGATATTATCTCGGATACTCCCGTGTCAACAGAAATGAGACGGAATATGTTTTTATGTTTAAAAGAGGCTCTCAATAATTCCTACAAGCACAGCCAGTCTGATCAGCTGAAACTCTCATTTATTCAAAAAAATAAAGAGTTCATCATGAAAATTTCAGATAACGGTGTAGGGATTAAGAATGAAAGCTCTGAAGGAAACGGTCTTCGGAATATGAAGCGCCGCATGCAGGAACAGAACGGAGAATGTCATGTTGTGTCTGGAGGCTCTGGAACAGAAGTTCTTTTCAGGGTTTTACTGTAA
- the eno gene encoding phosphopyruvate hydratase produces MSAISFIEARQILDSRGNPTIEVDVFTESGAMGRAAVPSGASTGEHEAVELRDGGSDFMGKGVLKAVENVKEVIAENLIGQPVFEQNFIDQVMIDLDGTPNKGNLGANAILGVSLAVARAAAAELRLPLYKYVGGVNANTLPVPMMNVINGGSHSDAPIAFQEFMIMPVKADSFSHALRKGTEIFHNLKSILHSRGLSTAVGDEGGFAPTFKGTEDALDTLLQAIEKAGYKPGDDIMLALDCAASEFYKDGIYDYRKFQTADAAQFSSSEQVSYLAELAAKYPIISIEDGMQENDWEGWKMLTDKIGDRVQLVGDDLFVTNVERLSRGVKEGIANSILVKVNQIGSLTETMDAVQMAQNNKFTSVMSHRSGETEDSTIADLAVAMNCGQIKTGSASRSDRMAKYNQLLRIEEALGDTAFFPGLDAFKIKR; encoded by the coding sequence ATGAGTGCAATTTCTTTTATAGAAGCGAGACAAATTTTGGATTCAAGAGGTAATCCTACCATTGAAGTAGATGTATTTACGGAAAGCGGGGCCATGGGACGTGCTGCAGTGCCTTCAGGAGCATCTACAGGTGAACATGAGGCAGTGGAATTACGTGACGGTGGTTCAGATTTTATGGGAAAAGGAGTCCTGAAAGCTGTTGAAAATGTAAAAGAAGTTATTGCAGAAAACCTGATCGGGCAGCCTGTTTTTGAACAAAATTTTATCGATCAGGTGATGATTGATCTTGATGGTACCCCGAACAAAGGAAACCTTGGCGCTAATGCCATTTTAGGAGTTTCTTTAGCTGTAGCCAGAGCTGCTGCCGCTGAATTGAGACTTCCTTTATATAAATATGTAGGAGGCGTAAATGCCAATACACTTCCCGTTCCTATGATGAATGTGATCAATGGAGGTTCTCACTCCGATGCCCCTATCGCATTCCAGGAATTTATGATCATGCCGGTAAAAGCAGATTCTTTCTCTCATGCCTTGAGAAAAGGAACTGAAATTTTCCACAACCTGAAATCTATTCTTCATTCAAGAGGTCTTTCTACGGCTGTAGGAGATGAAGGAGGTTTTGCACCTACTTTCAAAGGAACGGAAGATGCATTGGACACTTTACTTCAGGCGATTGAAAAAGCCGGTTACAAACCAGGTGACGACATTATGCTGGCGCTTGACTGTGCTGCTTCAGAATTCTACAAAGACGGAATTTATGATTACAGAAAATTCCAGACTGCAGATGCTGCTCAGTTCTCCAGCAGCGAGCAGGTTTCTTACCTTGCTGAATTAGCCGCTAAATATCCGATTATCTCTATCGAGGACGGAATGCAGGAAAACGATTGGGAAGGCTGGAAAATGCTTACCGATAAAATCGGTGACAGAGTACAGCTTGTAGGAGACGATTTATTCGTAACCAATGTAGAAAGACTCTCAAGAGGAGTAAAAGAAGGAATCGCCAATTCTATCCTTGTAAAAGTAAATCAGATCGGTTCTCTTACCGAAACTATGGATGCCGTACAGATGGCTCAGAATAACAAATTCACTTCCGTAATGTCTCACAGATCAGGAGAAACCGAAGATTCTACTATTGCTGATTTAGCTGTTGCCATGAACTGTGGACAGATCAAAACAGGATCTGCTTCAAGATCAGACAGAATGGCGAAATACAATCAGCTGTTGAGAATTGAAGAAGCATTGGGCGATACAGCTTTTTTCCCAGGTTTAGACGCATTTAAAATCAAAAGATAA
- a CDS encoding citrate synthase → MSDNKVILNYDGNSYEYPIVDSTIGDRGIDISKLRDQTGLITLDLGYKNTGATISDITYLDGDQGELFYRGYPIEQIAEKSNFTEVMYLLLHGELPTQEQFGSFNNNIKKYNFIADEMKKIIDVFPRSAHPMGVLSSLTSALTAFNPKAVNVNSKEEMDHAAELMIAKFSHLCAWTYRKTQGLPLNHGDNSLNYVENFYKMAFRLPNEEFEVNPVIVDALDKLLILHADHEQNCSTSTVRMVGSAHTGLFASISAGVSALWGPLHGGANQAVIEMLELIDKDGGDVSKWVAKAKDKNDSFRLMGFGHRVYKNFDPRAKIIKKAADDILNALGIQDKALDIAMQLERVALEDEYFVERKLYPNVDFYSGIIYRALGIPTEMFTVMFALGRLPGWISQWKEMRLKGDPIGRPRQVYQGAQKRDYIDITNR, encoded by the coding sequence ATGTCAGACAACAAAGTAATATTGAATTACGACGGTAATTCATATGAATATCCAATCGTGGATAGTACTATCGGAGACAGAGGAATTGATATTTCGAAATTAAGAGACCAGACAGGTCTGATCACTCTGGATTTAGGGTACAAAAATACCGGAGCTACCATTAGCGACATCACTTACTTAGACGGAGATCAGGGAGAATTATTCTACAGAGGATATCCAATCGAGCAGATTGCTGAGAAATCCAACTTCACAGAAGTAATGTATCTTTTATTACATGGTGAATTACCTACTCAGGAACAATTCGGTTCTTTCAACAACAACATCAAAAAATATAATTTTATAGCAGACGAGATGAAAAAAATCATCGATGTTTTTCCTCGTTCTGCACACCCTATGGGAGTTTTATCTTCTTTAACGTCCGCTTTGACTGCTTTTAATCCTAAAGCCGTTAATGTAAACTCTAAAGAAGAAATGGACCACGCTGCAGAACTGATGATTGCCAAGTTCTCTCACCTTTGCGCATGGACGTACAGAAAAACTCAGGGACTTCCGCTAAACCATGGAGACAACAGCCTGAACTACGTAGAAAACTTCTACAAAATGGCCTTCAGATTACCAAATGAGGAATTTGAAGTAAATCCGGTTATCGTAGATGCTCTTGATAAATTATTAATCCTTCACGCTGACCACGAACAAAACTGTTCTACTTCTACAGTAAGAATGGTAGGTTCTGCACACACAGGTCTTTTCGCTTCTATTTCTGCTGGGGTTTCCGCACTTTGGGGGCCACTTCATGGAGGAGCTAACCAGGCTGTAATCGAAATGCTTGAGTTAATCGATAAAGATGGTGGAGATGTTAGCAAATGGGTAGCGAAAGCAAAAGATAAAAATGACAGCTTCCGTCTGATGGGCTTTGGACATAGAGTGTACAAAAATTTTGACCCAAGAGCGAAGATCATTAAAAAAGCAGCTGATGATATCCTTAACGCATTAGGAATTCAGGATAAAGCACTTGACATTGCGATGCAGTTGGAAAGAGTAGCGCTTGAAGACGAGTATTTCGTAGAAAGAAAACTATATCCGAACGTAGATTTCTATTCAGGTATTATCTACAGGGCACTGGGAATTCCTACAGAAATGTTTACAGTAATGTTTGCATTGGGAAGACTTCCGGGATGGATTTCTCAGTGGAAAGAAATGAGACTTAAAGGAGACCCTATCGGAAGACCAAGACAGGTTTATCAAGGTGCTCAGAAAAGAGATTATATCGATATTACAAACAGATAA
- a CDS encoding helix-turn-helix domain-containing protein encodes MTFGQQMLFFFSAVGAFNGLLLGIYLLFVKKLKYIPDFFLGLLLFTLSIRVGISVCSYFYPDWPRIIPHLGLSALFFTGPALYYYIRASFLKDEFDLKQCRNSFGLLTLALGTAGLLYLFFPVTWDRYFGTFIYTVWSVFVLLSVYQYYLFSKGNTKNRNQFIIPVLVSNVIIFMAYQLISTGWVQIYCAGGSLVFSFVLYANFLILFSKKNEQNSAKEIPKYTHKKIADEVAESFVSKLGNLMEAEELYKNPNLKLSELAAKMNMSAHQLSQLLNNNLGKSFSTYINEFRISEACEKIENGSFLKIEEIGYEVGFNSKSTFFSTFKKIKNTTPLLYKQSQIPSEARFQSSEL; translated from the coding sequence ATGACTTTCGGACAGCAGATGTTATTTTTCTTCAGTGCAGTAGGTGCCTTTAATGGGTTACTGCTAGGAATTTATCTGCTCTTTGTTAAAAAGCTTAAATACATTCCGGATTTCTTTTTAGGACTGCTTTTATTCACACTCAGCATCAGAGTGGGGATTTCTGTGTGTAGTTATTTTTATCCCGACTGGCCGCGGATCATTCCGCATCTTGGACTTTCGGCACTGTTTTTTACCGGACCGGCTTTGTATTATTATATCAGGGCTTCATTTTTAAAGGATGAATTTGATTTAAAACAATGCAGAAATTCTTTCGGTCTTCTGACATTGGCTCTGGGTACGGCTGGGTTGCTGTATTTATTTTTTCCGGTTACCTGGGACAGGTATTTCGGCACTTTTATTTATACTGTTTGGTCTGTTTTTGTTCTGCTTTCTGTATATCAGTATTATCTGTTTTCCAAAGGGAACACGAAAAACCGGAACCAGTTTATAATCCCTGTACTAGTCAGTAATGTGATTATTTTCATGGCCTATCAGCTTATTTCAACCGGATGGGTACAGATTTACTGCGCCGGGGGAAGCCTTGTGTTCTCATTTGTGCTGTATGCCAACTTTTTAATCTTGTTCAGTAAAAAGAATGAACAGAATTCAGCAAAAGAAATTCCGAAATACACCCATAAAAAGATTGCGGACGAGGTGGCGGAAAGCTTTGTCTCAAAGTTAGGCAACCTGATGGAGGCGGAAGAGCTCTACAAAAATCCCAATCTGAAATTAAGTGAACTTGCCGCGAAAATGAATATGTCTGCTCATCAGCTTTCCCAGCTGCTGAATAACAATCTCGGTAAAAGCTTTTCTACCTACATCAATGAATTCAGGATCAGTGAAGCCTGCGAGAAAATAGAAAACGGCTCTTTCCTGAAGATTGAAGAGATTGGTTATGAGGTGGGATTTAATTCGAAATCCACATTCTTTTCCACATTCAAAAAAATTAAAAATACCACACCTCTTTTATACAAACAATCTCAGATTCCATCTGAAGCGCGGTTTCAGAGTTCAGAATTATAA